A window of the Microplitis mediator isolate UGA2020A chromosome 5, iyMicMedi2.1, whole genome shotgun sequence genome harbors these coding sequences:
- the LOC130668215 gene encoding E3 ubiquitin-protein ligase RNF8-like translates to MDSTSANDDDNKIPPENMIVLVKCDKENSELQDIYVNKNNYKIGRGRDCNAHILDVLISRNHCILKFNNETEQWSITNLSSTGTKLNDDILDKDKPHVLQTGDFIQFSESNKFKFYVKEFIENGPKIKKQRLDESVFNEEIKRQKAFAEEQELKRREMEDQLMNKQKEQEELKTRLDELLKCQQEAEGKSEEQHELIKQLEDKIKSGNAVETQLQQNYKHLLSTVEAQKQQFEQLLDAERLKWQQTLDMTKQEKEAMEKKMLDDMATWRAKQNAEWTTVVDDLVKKEKDIQKKLADEKALLEQRLIEAERALQEKTVLAEQLQNTVQNQQVIVVEIAANEVQGESLETIDLTKDDIRPGSSKSNSAIVDKVGNILDEQLTCQICSELFVTAVTLHCSHTYCQYCIYMWMKKKRECPICRAVITTISRSLVLDNFIEQMVNDLSTHHKERRRELVNQHKAACRTMGFGNINPRKKAVRGRP, encoded by the exons atggATTCAACATCAGCCAATGATGATGACAACAAAATACCACCTGAAAACATGATCGTTCTGGTAAAGTGTGACAAAGAAAACTCCGAGTTACAAGACATTTATGTCAACAAAAATAAT tatAAAATTGGCAGGGGACGTGATTGCAATGCTCATATTCTTGATGTTCTTATTTCAAGAAATCATTGTATTCTTAAATTCAATAATGAGACTGAACAATGGAGCATTACAAATTTAAGCTCAACTGGAACAAAGCTAAATGATGATATTTTAGATAAAGACAAACCTCACGTTCTTCAGACAGGAGACTTTATTCAATTCAgtgaatcaaataaatttaagttttatgttaaagaatttattgaaaacggaccaaagattaaaaaacaaCGTCTTGATGAATCTGTTTTTAATGAAGAAATTAAAAGACAGAAAGCGTTTGCAGAAGAACAGGAGTTGAAGAGAAGAGAAATGGAAGACCAGCTTATGAACAAACAAAAAGAACAAGAAGAATTGAAAACTCGATTagatgaattattaaaatgccAGCAAGAAGCAGAAGGAAAAAGTGAAGAGCAACACGAGCTGATAAAGCAGCTTGAggacaaaataaaaagtggAAATGCTGTTGAAACACAACTTCAACAAAACTATAAGCATCTTTTGTCTACGGTTGAAGCTCAGAAACAACAATTTGAACAACTATTGGATGCTGAAAGACTTAAATGGCAGCAGACATTGGACATGACGAAACAGGAAAAAGAAGctatggagaaaaaaatgttggatgATATGGCGACATGGAGAGCTAAGCAAAATGCCGAGTGGACTACCGTCGTTGATGACCTggtgaaaaaagaaaaagacaTCCAGAAAAAATTAGCTGATGAAAAAGCTTTGCTTGAACAAAGATTGATTGAGGCTGAAAGAGCTTTGCAGGAAAAAACTGTTCTTGCTGAGCAGCTACAAAATACTGTACAAAATCAACAAG ttattgtaGTCGAAATAGCAGCAAATGAAGTACAAGGAGAATCTCTAGAAACTATTGATCTGACTAAAGATGACATTCGACCGGGTTCATCCAAATCAAATAGTGCAATAGTTGACAAAGTTGGCAACATTTTGGACGAACAATTGACGTGTCAAATATGTTCAGAACTTTTCGTTACAGCAGTAACTCTTCACTGTTCTCATACGTATTGCCagtattgtatatatatgtggatGAAAAAGAAGCGCGAGTGTCCAATCTGTCGGGCAGTAATTACTACAATTTCAAGATCATTAGTCTTGGATAACTTTATTGAACAAATGGTCAATGATCTGTCTACTCATCACAAAGAACGTAGAAGAGAATTAGTAAATCAGCATAAAG CTGCGTGTCGTACGATGGGTTTTGGAAATATCAATCCAAGAAAAAAAGCAGTTCGTGGACGTCCGtaa
- the LOC130668216 gene encoding nucleolus and neural progenitor protein-like, translating to MDIPWNQLNLQRPPTSSWKTTSDKFDTRIFVNTLNKIYNDIKSQNILCSEATILSRLIYRMKTKFRNDKGLKNMEKVNRALLNYLKLSLENEYKYLIDNVVISDTVSLPTRQMLQYVLTRTQGFAKLMCRIENVSKCAATFFRARIQIGHAWTPSTIAYAVLSRIWILSRHLVNKCCVWYNKIYPFNERLELVGIQWMPSNYSLPADLKQWLCLSWTDEPIQCLPMDGNSSDSIFSLIKPQDELTDEKTDDLLICENNNSQEQLKKVQENQEISFSSNDVGVPISRESFSSTPEVKKSSKKSKKINIKNIKTEEDLNLLLTLDSYPGMDKLQWNIMKNTINKKLIKIKKFNKEEKKKLLLEKTIRLIKKNLI from the exons atggatattccatggaatcaattaaatttgcaAAGGCCACCAACAAGTTCCTGGAAAACAACATCAGataaatttg atacaagaatttttgtaaatacattaaacaaaatatacaatgacataaaatcacaaaatattttatgcagTGAAGCAACGATATTAAGTCGGTTAATATACagaatgaaaacaaaattcagAAATGACAAGGGTTTGAAAAATATGGAAAAAGTAAATCGCgcattacttaattatttaaaactgtcACTGGAAAATGAATACAAGTATTTGATTGACAATGTTGTAATTAGTGATACTGTCAGCTTACCTACAAGACAAATGCTCCAGTATGTTTTAACAAGAACTCAGGGATTTGCCAAATTGATGTGTAGAATTGAAAATGTTTCAAAATGTGCAGCGACATTTTTTAGAGCGAGAATTCAAATTGGACATGCGTGGACTCCTTCGACTATAGCTTACGCAGTTCTCTCAAGGATatg gatacTGTCTAGGCATCTGGTAAATAAATGTTGTGTTTggtacaataaaatatatccatTTAATGAACGGTTGGAATTGGTTGGGATTCAGTGGATGCCTTCAAATTATTCTTTACCAGCAGATTTGAAACAATGGCTGTGTTTATCGTGGACTGATGAGCCGATTCAATG tttaccAATGGATGGAAATTCATCTGATTCCATATTCAGTTTAATTAAACCTCAAGATGAATTAACTGATGAAAAAACTGATGATTTATTAATctgtgaaaataataattctcaaGAGCAActaaaaaaagtacaagaaaATCAAGagatttctttttcttcaaatGATGTTGGTG TTCCTATATCACGTGAATCTTTTTCATCGACTCCGGAAGTCAAAAAATCATCGAAGAAatctaagaaaataaatataaaaaatattaaaacagaggaagatttaaatttactgcTGACGCTCGATTCTTATCCAGGAATGGATAAATTGCAGTGGAATATTATGAAGAatacgataaataaaaaattaataaaaattaaaaaatttaacaaagaagagaagaaaaaacttttactagaaaaaacaattcgattaataaaaaaaaacttaatctga